The genomic stretch TTGGAATCAAAGCTAAAAAATTATTGTTCATACCTTGGGGCATTGTTCCAGTGAGAAAAAATTCTTTGACTGCTCTAATAAAGTCGCCTTCTACTACATCCCAAAAATGCCTGAAAAAATATCCAAGGAAACCATCTGGGCCTGAGGAGCTATCAGGGTCCAAATCCCAAATGGCTTTCTTGATCTCTACTGCGCCAGGGATCGCATCCAGGGAAAGCAAGTCAACCTCATCAACTAAAGCAGGAATGGCGTTCAGTAGATCCAAATGCTCAGTGACGGGTGAGCTCCTATGAGAAGACTGTAAATAATCAATCATATATGCAGCGATCCCGTCTCTATCGGTTACCTTTGAATCGTCCTATTTTTCCACCAATCTGATCGTGTTCCTTGCCCTTTTGATTTTAGCATAAAGATGAAAGAATTTAGAATTCCTATCTCCATGCTTTAACCAAGTAATACAGGATTTCTCCGCCAACaacttttcatgattttttaatgcatttaagTAAGCTGTTTTTGCATCCGCTTCCTTCCCGAATAAAGTGTCATCCATTCCTGAAGCTTCAATTTGACCTTGGATCTCAGCAAAGGCCTTCTTTGTTCTAATCAACTTGACTTCAAAGTTCAGGAAGACCTGCCTCACCCAAGCTTGAATGATAGGCTTAAGCCTCTTAAGCTTGTGAGCAAAGATAAAGCTACTTGAGCCATAGATGGGCTTAGACCACTCATCCTGAACTACTTGAGTAAAAGACAGGTGATCTAACCAAAATTTGTGCATTCAAAAGGGGCAACTACCTGGCTTAGGATAGGCCTTCGAAACAACTAGGATTGGGCAATGATCTGAAAAATCCTGCTGAAGCACAGTTTGGGCGCAATCCTGAAAATGACTCAGCCAAGCTTCGTTGTAGAAACCCCTATCCAGAATAGTAGCCACATTCCCTCTCCTCCTATTATTTGACCATATCAATTTAGCACCATTAGAGGGGATCTGAAACAGAGAGCAAGAATCAATCGTTGTGTCAAACTCCACAGCCAAGCCCAAGCTGAAGGCACTCGGATCACGCTTTTCATGAGAGGCAAGGGTGGCATTAGAGTCCCCAACCACAAGCCATGGGGTCTGACATCACAAGAACCACTGCAAGATCCATCCATAGCTCCCTTCTTTTCACCCTGAAGCTACTGGCGTGAATGGCTGACAAataaacttgtttattcttCCAGACAATCTTGACGGAAAGTTGCTGCGCAGACTCCGATACAACAAAAGGCTTTGGCAGCCCTCTCTTCCACATCAACTAAAGATTAGGCACCTTTTCCTACCTAGTGTTATGAATCATATCGTCATCGAATCCATTTTTGTTGAAAAACAAAGCAAGGAAAGCAGATGAGTCTACCATAGGCTCTGGAAAGCAAATAAcatcaggatttttttttgcaataatTCTTCTCAAGGCCAAGATGTAGCCTTCTTGAACCCCCTAACATTCTAGAATAAAACCTTCATTAATCACTTTGTTGGATTAGCCAACCGTTCAGACCTTCTGGTCTGCTCTGAAGTCACTGGAGCCTTGTCCTTCTTGCGAAGACCTACTCTAGCTATCTCTTTTGGAGGAGCTTGAATAGCCATATCGTCAACACAGGCAATCTCCTCATGGTGAAGGCCGCCCCACCCTAGACGACAGTAGGCAATATGGATGTTACTTGGTGTTCAATTTGCATTGCATGTTCTGAAGAATGAGCATCACGGTCCGAATCATCCACATCATTTAGATCAAGGGCATCCTCATCAAATCCCATACCACCCAACCCAATTTGGTGACCAAATCAGTCATTTGCACTGGAGTCCTGAGAAACTGCCGCTCGAGAGTCCAGGTTAGCACCTCTTGTTGCTAAGTCAACAAGATCCTGTTGAATAGGTAAGAGCACCTCAATCGAACCACATCTAGAAAGATTCCTACCAGTTGCCACTTCCCTATTTTGAGAACCCTTAGAGGATCCCAGAAAGGAAGGAGATCGAACGTGAGAACGGGGAGAAAATTCTCCCCCATAAACCCACTAACTAGATAGGTCCTCACTGCATCCACCACCATTCACTACCCCCATTGTCGGTTGTGACAGAGGCCTTTGTCTGCAAAAACTGCACTAGGGGTTCCTAACTCTACACGAGGATGAGGATATGCTCTTCTACTTTCTCTATAGTCATGGATACTATGGCCAATCTTCTTGCAATGCCCACATCTTCCTAGGCTATCTTCATAAATAATGACTTGAGTGAACCAGAATCGCTCACCTGTTTCAGGCTGTCTTCACTCCATTTGTATCTCTTCAATCCTTCTGCTACCCACCTCTGACTCGACCATAACCCTGGCATAGCTGCCCATGGATGTTGCACGGGTTCTATGATCAAGTGCCATTGGCCTACTAGTAGCTTTAGCCATTGTGAGTAGAACCTTCTCGTGCCAGTAATCGAGGGGAAGGTCTAGGAAGAGAATTCAGACCATCCTCATAATAGGTTGTTTTTCGTTTAAATTGAAATCCCTGTTCCACCTTTGGAATCTTATCATATGAGTTCCCACTCTGACCGAGTTTTGCTTCCATATCATCACCATGTCAGACTCTAGTTTGAATTGTAAGAGAAAAAAGTCTTTACCCATCGGAGCCAAGGCAGATCTGCTCTTCAAAGACAAGGATTCTTTTGCTTCCCTTCGAATATCATTCATAGAAAcgtatttaaaatttttttctcccaatgAGAGCAAACTTAAATTTTTCAAGGCACTCTTCATAAGCCTCTTGCGGACGATGACTATGGTTAGAGATCCTACCTAGATAGGATCAGGCAAGTCATCAATAACAGGGAGCGCTCCTCCCACAATAGTAGAATACGTTGCTTTCTCTTTAGGATCGTGTGAAGCCGTAGCAGAAGGGAGGACAGCGGCAGCCTCTGCTCCCGCAGGCTGCCTCTCCTTTGGTTTCCAAAGTCGGTGAGGAGAGATTGTCTTCCATGATCAGGAGGATGACCTCCATGCCCATTGCCCAGATCCCTAGCTCTCACATTAGCCATCATGTCTTGTCCTCCAAATATTAGTTGGAAATTTGTCTGAAGAGAATATTATATTGCctccacaaaaaaaattccctaggACTACTATAACTCGTATGATATATACCATGAAAAATATGAAGGTGAACCTCAATAAGAAACATATGATGTAGCCCAATTGCATCTAAGCTCAACAactaagagcccgtttggtatcgttccaAAAAaagtttctaccatttttttcgttctattggaatggaaaaactaaaaaaactgtttggcaaCCTTATGAtgtgtttcaatttttttgaaacaaaaattgggaaaaaaacGATTTGGAGGCCAAAAGACTGAACGACAAATTGTCGTTCTGTCCGTTAAGTTTCGTTCCAAACTTGTAAAAAGAGGAACGATTTTGAACCCTTGTTCCCGATAAAATCACTCACCCTCTTTCTCCTCACCCTTTCACCTTTGTGCACACAGAACTGGAGAAGAACGATCACTAGAGAAGAAGCACGATCAACCTTCACTCCTCGACACAGTAGGTACATCTTcggtttctttcttcttctttctttatcttcattcttcttcttcttctttgctattCTCTATTTCGCACAAAACCTAACCAAAAGGTTCTTGTATGGTTCATCTCAAGGGAGAACTCTGCTGCTCATCTCTGCTGGTCTCTGCTCGTCGATCACGTCTGGAAGTCTCAGATCTCATCTGTGAAGTATCAGATCTCTACTCGTTTTCGCTCAAACAGGTAAGGAGAATATAACAATTTCTTCTTTCGTTAGCTTCTCTGCTGATTCCTCATTGAGTTGAATTTATACACTTTAATGAGGTGGGTAATTCCCATTAGTTGATGCTGAAGAAAGTTTCCATTCAGATCGGAAATTTCATATAGATATTCTAAAAGCCCTGTTTCAgaattttctttagttttttgaGATTCAATTGCTAACCCAAAGCATTGCAATAGTCTTGCAGAGTTGGTTTCAATATATTTGCTTCTTGTGATGTAGCAGAGCCAAAAAGTTATAATTTCTTCCAATCTTTAGCCCAGAATATGAAAGGTGTGAAAAGATTTGTGTTTTAAAGGAAATATATCTTTGAATTAGCTGGTCTGTTGGTCACATGAGCAGATTGATTTGGAGATATGATCTTTGAGAGGATTTGCTTCATTCTGTTGACTAAAAGCTTGGCTATATGATTTTATGGACATAAGACAATGGCACTGAACATCAAATTGAATCCTCTTGATCAGATTTTGGACTTAAAACAAATAACAGAATGGTTAATCTGTTTAGAAGAGTAGCcatcatgaaagaaaaaaaaatcctttctgCTTGCTGTACAAGTCTACAACCTCTGAAGCAAGAGCATGACAACAACTTCTGTAAAATTACCTGTAAAAGTAAAAGACATCAGGGTCTTAGGGAGGAATTGGGTTTGACTCCCTactcacaaatcacaaatcaaaAATCAGATTTCAGATCAAACAACTTAACTCAACCTTATTCTTATTAGAAATACCCTGCTGATCTAGTAAACCTTACTTCAGCTTCAAGGAACAAACCACTGTAACAGAGCCGGTTCAGCCCTGCCCTGTTCTGATATGTCGTTGACCAGATGCAAAGATATGAAACAAACGGGGTTTGCATTTTGGAAGAGTTCAAAAACTAGTTTATAAATTTGACTTTCATTTACAAATGTTTGGACAAAAACATAACTAAAATTTCATTTGTTCAGATAAGTTGGTGAATTTCACATCTGGTTTTCAGAAAAGAGCACTAAAGCTAAGGAAACAGAGCATGTGAACTGGAAAATGAAGTATTTTGTCCTTGCAATTATTGATGTTTTCTCATCCTTTGGCTCTTCTTGTTGAAGCAGCACTTTTTTATTACTCCTTAAGTTTGTTGTTGCTAGAATTTTGGTAGTACCCCAAGATTGAACCCTTTAGTTGGATGGATACCAGATTGGAAGATCTTTGTCTTATGTTGCTTATattactttttatttctttagtaCAAGAAATTGTTATTCTGGAAAATTTTTCAAAGCTGATTTTTCTGCATGCATGtaagttttatttacaaatgCTTGTATCATATTCAGAAGATGATTTTTCTGCATGCATGTAAGCCTTTGCTGTCATATGTATTAATTGTTTTCTTTatgttttcaattttcattaGTAGTCATTGATCTACATTGCTTTCCATCTCTGCCATCTTCCCCTTTAATGTGAATATTATGAAGAGCTAATAACATATAATGTCTTTAGTTTTGATATTCtcattctttctattttttttttttttcactagaagATCGAATTTGtatattaaataagaaaattagTGTACGAAGGATTAACAATCCAAACACATAGGAGCCAAATCTCAGGGAAAATaacccacctttggcattgtcaTCAGCAAGCTAAAACCCTATAGGAAATGGACCTATCAAAAGGAAcgaaaaaagattacaaaaatCTGTACTGGGGATGCGTAGAAGCGTCCTTGTCCAGCTCTATACTAAGCCAAGGAGACCAAGTGGAAAGAACTTTAGAGACATTATACTTCGCAGCAGACTTTGATAGAGAATCTGCTATAGTGTTGACTTCACGGTGGCAATGGGTGATTTTCCATTGGATACGACAAAGATAATAATCCAAATTtctccatctttgaagaaaaaactaGGGCACACATGCATGCAAGAAGAGGATAACTACAGCCactgagtcacattcaatccatagcTTATGGACATTACAGGATTGAGCGTGCTCAAGACTAGAAATAACTGCCCAAAACTCTGCTTCAAAATTAGTCCTGATCCCAACTGCTTCCCTAAAGTTCAACATAACCTTAGCTCTCTCATTACTTAAGATCCCACCAATACCAGTTTTCCCTGGATTCCCTAGATATTCTCATTCTTTCTTTCAAGTCATAatgtaagagaaaaaaagagccTTCTTTTTTATCATACTTAACATTCTCCCCtttgatgatttttctattgaaGTCAAGTATACATGACAAGAGAAATCAAGACTGAGGAAATTGTTGCTCTGAAAAAGATTCGAATGGACAGTGAAAGAGAAGGGGTATGCTCTATGTTCTTTACTATGTTGATTGTGCATGTATAAATACATATTGGTCTCTAAGAATGCATTtgacaatttttcttttttttgtaattcctttttttttcttgctaaagGTCAGCAAAAGTATATTGATAATCATCAAATGTGTAGTTACAAATGCCCTTCAAGCCTTtgttccaccttcggcatgaccATCAATAGAAAAGAGACTCAAAGCAAGGAAGACAAAGTAAATTACATAAATCGAAATCTAGACCTATGTTGAAAGTCCCAATCAAGCTCATAAGTTATAAAAGATGGAGAAGCATCCCAAATCTTTGAAGTACGAGTAGTAGTAGCATGCTTGGCTAGCTTGTCCGTTATAGTATTTATTTCCCGATAACAATGAGATATAGTCCAAGTTATATTGTCAAAATAACCTTTGTAGTACCACCATCTTTGTAAAAAGCACCATGGAATATTCTGTCTTTTGATGCAAGAAACAACAGCCTGACATTCTATTCACAAATTCCTAATTTCCTTCAAAGATGCTTAGTGTATTCCATGGAAGAAAGCAGAAAATTCAGCCATGAAGTTAGTTCCAATTCCCTCATAGATTGCATAACAACCCATCTAAGAAGATGCACTGTGAAGAATACCACCTGCGCCTGAGCTGCTTGGACTCCCTATAAAGCATCCATCTATATTTAGTTTCCAGACACCCCTTGGAGGTGCCTCCCAATTTAATTCCAAGATGTgatttgaagttgttcttgtgGTACTATGAATATCAAGCTTCTTTGAAATGAGGAGATCAGCCATTGACTTGATATGCATAGGAACAAGGAAGGAGAGATCCTTAATGTCTTTCATAATATAATGCACCATATAGCTTGTCGGCAAACTCTGATTATCAAACCTTCTTCTGTTTTGTAATTCCCTATAAATGCTATacatgaaattaaaatcataaagaaGTTGCAGCATGAAAATGTAGTTAAGCTGAAGGAGATTGTCAACTCCCAAGgtaattttggttttattttcttgagccgcttttcattttcttcagtGTGCCTAGAAGGCTTTctattgtttccttttttttgttctcattcAAATTGTCTTTCAGGTCACAAAAGGGATGAACAAGGGAACCCAGGTTAGTTCTTTgatgtaaatatatatttttttaacctaTTCGCATAATTATATACTGTTTTGTTGTTGGTAAGATATGTTCAAGATGGTTCTGCATGTGGTATGTTCAGCAACACAAAGAGAGTTTAATCGGAGAATTTTTAATGATAGACAGAAATTCAGATTACATCAGTTCAAaaacctatttttttattttagacaCCATGTCTGATTTTGGGCGTGACATAAACATCCGGAAGGTGGAACTCTGAGGCAACAGGTtgttgttagtttcctatttatcCATCGATATATTATTGGTCTTCTTATGTGGTGCACTGTTCTCCATATTCAGCATAGCAGCCAATTAATCTTGAAGTTATTGTTCTGTACTGTCCTTAGTTAACAGCCTTCATCTTCATCCAAGGAAAAGCAGGTTGAAAGATTATCAATATCTAGTTAACAATGATCGCATACTAACTACTGatgtagagagagaaaaaaattttagtTGAGGAAAGACCTCAAAGTAAGAGCATTCAAGACTTACCATGTCATACCAAGCCAGGTAATATTGATGATTTATGACTTTGTTCATCTTTCTTGCACTCtatacaaaattcccttgaaaAACAGTCTTCTTTCTTATTGGCATCTGTTTGTGCTAATTTCCCATCATTAATTTGTGTTAATGTTATGTTGTCTACACTGTGAGATATAAACTTAAGCACGAGTATATTGGCCTTTTTGGGAATGAGATCAAGAGCTTGAAGTTATTAGGTGTGGAGGTCTATCTTTGCCTTCATACCATCAGAAACATCTAATTATTTTGTACTTTTATGGTTTTTGTTTTACATGCCTTCCCCTTTGAGGAACTTGGGTGAGGTAATGGAATCAAGTAGATATTTgcagattatatatatattttcacctTTTCTGAGATTGCTTTCATAGGAGACACCATGTCTGATTTCATAGCTAAACCCCGACAATGTTGATGCTTTGAAGGCAAGGTGCTATTGCTTCTTCACATtgctctccttttctcttccttgttgataaagaattttttctttcatctgtGCAGAGCAACTTTGTTGACAATGCAATGATGTTGGAAAGTGCGAGATTATGGATGCACTCACTTGTCTGAGATCAATTCTTTGAAGCTAATCACAAGACCCATTATGTTGTTTAGCAGTGAGGACCTGGGATATGTGCTTTGGCCTTCTAACTAATTGCTTCTCCTTCTTGCAGATAGTTAATTATGCTTATAAGTTCAAGAACAAAGCAGTTCTTCTAATACATTTCTCAGCTAGCTATCGGGCCGATGTAAGTTAGTGACAActttttagttttctttctttattcgaATTTTCTGGATGGGGGGATTTTAATCAATGAAGTTTATATGGTTAACCTTATGCCTCCATTCATAATGGATCTTAAATGCTATCTTATATGCATGATTCAAAAAATCATTGTTTCAAACGGTTTGACTGATTATTAAGTACTTTGGCTTCCCAGTTAAGATGGTTACAATTAGTAGCCAGCAGCATATGAAAatcaaataatgaaaatttgatcTGGTGGGTGGGGTTGTATGTGGACTATAATCACTTATGATTGCTAATTTTTTGCTTCTTGCAGATTCTCCTGATCTTCATGGGAGTATCTGTCTTTTTGCTCCGCTGCCTTGGAGATATCTTCTATATAGGAGCAACAATCATTGTGTTTGTAGTTTCAATGTACAGAGTACGTTCTTTTTAGCAGAACAGATTTGTCTTGGAAGGTAagaatcaaaacccttcactgtgaataatcataaaaaaaataccaacTAATGATTTATGGAAATGTTACAATTTTGCAGCAATGGTAAGAGCAAGGATCCAATAAGAAAGTATGGAGGAAGGAGGTTAAAGCTAAGGAAGGCTTGTTCTTTGATCATGGATTGGGCGTATAGAGCTGTTTGGattgttttttcaaaataaattatCTGAAATATTAGTTTTATTTGTCTGTTTTCATCGATGATTatgtaaattttaaatttatataGATTTATCTATACTAATAATTTTGTATGATATAAGTATTAAATGTCTAGTTGAATATAGTAATGTGTAAACAGGGTATATATGtgtatgagaaaaataaaattatttcttttaacCTATAAACCTTTAGCGACGGATTTTTTTGGTCCCTAAAATGGCAACATTTCTTAGTTGCGACGGAATTTTTTTGTCCCTATAACGAGACTAATCACTATAGAAAAATTCCATCTCAAATGACAAAGTATTATAATAgcttaagacaaaaaaaaagcCATCTCAAATAATGCACCCTCTATAGGGACGGTAATAGTTCAGTCGTTATATGGTCTTGACAACATATTATTTACGACAGATATTTCTATCACTTTAGTTATTATTTGCGATAGAAATATTCGTCTTAAAAACAGATACAATTGACCTTTTAGGGAGGGAAAAATTTATCCGTCTCTAAAATTATGTGATGGTTGTTGTAAcgaaaacccttttttcttgTAGTTTGTACTGAAAACAACCTCGACATTCCAAACCCTATATATTCACGTTTTTCACATTGTTTCCCAGTTTCCCTCGGTCATCCTAACTCTCATGTTTgtgtgagaagaaaaaaaaatcctaaaaaaaatCCCTCTACACCTAtcattcttttcct from Macadamia integrifolia cultivar HAES 741 chromosome 14, SCU_Mint_v3, whole genome shotgun sequence encodes the following:
- the LOC122061445 gene encoding uncharacterized protein LOC122061445, whose translation is MTREIKTEEIVALKKIRMDSEREGVTKGMNKGTQSNFVDNAMMLESARLWMHSLIVNYAYKFKNKAVLLIHFSASYRADILLIFMGVSVFLLRCLGDIFYIGATIIVFVVSMYRVRSF